In Haloarcula sp. H-GB4, a single genomic region encodes these proteins:
- the lysS gene encoding lysine--tRNA ligase: MAEDPYEVGRGGSRAFWADSVADAIEARDPDEPIVIKGGVSPSGVPHIGHFNEIMRGYYVAEALRDRGHEVRQVFTADDKDRLRAVPRQLADLDWNIVGLGEVDAGALGRNLGKPYTDIPDPFGCCDSYGAHFTTLLQKSAELVGVDVEFVSNTELYADGEFEAVTRRVLERADRARDVLAKYQNKVDDDYVPFLPQCEECGKLTEGVTAVDLDAGEVEYVCEDVEAGDQTIDGCGHEGTATLRDGKLPWRFEWPGQWEILGVDFEPFGKDHAEGSWPSGEDVAENVLDIQPPVPMVYEWFTLDGEPLSSSSGNVITVDEVLDILEPEVFKYFFVKDPRKQRDFSVETIDQLVDEFDRFERRYFEEIEASEDDAELAERAYPMVVDDPHEQRVRIPYTFAAVLGMTDDPALREQIARKEGHIPDDAPEWAVEQALARVERAQEWASLTNNEFNYELKRAEMPDVSFDDATAAALDELADFIAEGHDGDAIQSEIYETAKRNDIDISEFFSAGYRLLFDDTEGPQLGTFIAKLDQEFVVERFRRNE; the protein is encoded by the coding sequence ATGGCGGAAGACCCCTACGAGGTCGGTCGTGGCGGTTCCCGGGCGTTCTGGGCCGACTCCGTCGCCGACGCTATCGAAGCACGGGACCCCGACGAGCCAATCGTCATCAAGGGCGGTGTCTCCCCGTCGGGCGTCCCCCACATCGGCCATTTCAACGAGATTATGCGGGGCTACTACGTCGCCGAGGCCCTGCGGGACCGCGGTCACGAGGTCCGACAGGTGTTCACCGCCGACGACAAGGACCGGCTGCGGGCGGTCCCCCGCCAGCTCGCCGATCTTGACTGGAACATCGTCGGCCTCGGGGAGGTCGACGCCGGCGCACTCGGGCGGAACCTCGGGAAACCCTACACGGACATCCCGGACCCATTCGGCTGCTGTGACTCCTACGGCGCTCACTTCACGACCCTTCTCCAGAAAAGCGCCGAGCTGGTCGGCGTCGACGTGGAGTTCGTCTCCAACACCGAGCTGTACGCCGACGGCGAGTTCGAAGCAGTCACGCGCCGCGTGCTCGAACGCGCCGACCGGGCCCGCGACGTGCTCGCTAAGTACCAGAACAAGGTCGACGACGACTACGTCCCGTTCCTGCCCCAGTGCGAGGAGTGCGGCAAACTCACCGAGGGCGTCACCGCAGTCGACCTCGACGCCGGCGAAGTCGAATACGTCTGTGAAGACGTCGAGGCCGGCGACCAGACCATCGATGGTTGTGGCCACGAAGGAACGGCGACGCTCCGGGACGGAAAGCTCCCGTGGCGGTTCGAATGGCCCGGTCAGTGGGAGATTCTGGGCGTCGACTTCGAGCCCTTCGGCAAGGACCACGCCGAGGGCTCCTGGCCATCGGGTGAGGATGTCGCCGAGAACGTGTTGGACATCCAGCCGCCAGTCCCGATGGTGTACGAGTGGTTCACGCTCGACGGCGAGCCGCTTTCCTCTTCATCGGGCAACGTCATCACCGTCGATGAGGTGCTGGACATCCTCGAACCGGAGGTGTTCAAGTACTTCTTCGTGAAGGACCCGCGGAAACAGCGGGACTTCTCCGTCGAGACCATCGACCAGCTCGTCGACGAGTTCGACCGGTTCGAGCGGCGGTACTTCGAGGAAATCGAGGCCAGCGAGGACGACGCAGAACTCGCGGAGCGAGCTTACCCGATGGTCGTGGACGACCCGCACGAACAGCGGGTTCGGATCCCCTACACGTTCGCGGCCGTGCTCGGAATGACCGACGACCCGGCGCTCCGGGAACAGATCGCCCGGAAGGAAGGCCACATCCCGGACGATGCGCCGGAGTGGGCCGTCGAGCAGGCGCTCGCCCGTGTCGAGCGCGCTCAAGAGTGGGCCAGCCTGACGAACAACGAATTCAACTACGAACTCAAGCGGGCCGAGATGCCCGACGTGTCATTCGACGACGCGACGGCGGCCGCGCTGGACGAGCTGGCCGATTTCATCGCTGAAGGCCACGACGGCGATGCGATTCAGTCGGAAATCTACGAGACGGCAAAGCGAAACGACATCGACATCAGCGAGTTCTTCTCGGCCGGCTACCGGCTGCTGTTCGACGACACTGAAGGCCCACAGCTCGGGACGTTCATCGCGAAACTTGACCAGGAGTTCGTCGTGGAACGCTTCCGCCGGAACGAATAG
- the pyrH gene encoding UMP kinase — MKVVVSIGGSVLAPDLDADRVADYADAIQSLDAQGHTLGTVVGGGPTARDYIGSARDLGANEIELDQLGIAVTRLNGRLLIAALDDRAAPTPAESYDEGREAIRRGDIPVLGGIVAAQTTDAVAAAFAEYVGADLLVYATSVPGVYNADPNEDDDATRFDELGADELVDVIADIEMDAGSSAPVDLLAAKIIQRSGIRTMVLDGTDPERVVRAVEDGEFDGSEILPEA, encoded by the coding sequence ATGAAAGTCGTCGTTTCCATTGGCGGAAGCGTACTGGCCCCGGACCTCGACGCCGACCGGGTCGCCGATTACGCCGATGCCATCCAGTCACTCGATGCACAGGGACATACACTCGGGACCGTCGTCGGTGGCGGCCCAACCGCACGTGATTACATCGGCAGCGCTCGGGACCTCGGCGCGAACGAAATCGAACTCGACCAGCTGGGAATCGCTGTTACGCGGCTGAACGGCCGACTGCTGATCGCTGCCCTAGACGATCGCGCCGCGCCGACACCCGCCGAAAGCTACGATGAGGGCCGGGAGGCCATCCGTCGCGGAGATATCCCCGTGCTCGGGGGTATCGTCGCCGCACAGACCACCGATGCCGTGGCGGCCGCCTTCGCAGAGTACGTGGGCGCGGACCTGCTCGTGTACGCGACATCGGTTCCCGGCGTCTACAACGCCGACCCGAACGAGGACGACGACGCGACGCGGTTCGACGAACTCGGCGCGGACGAACTCGTCGACGTGATCGCCGACATCGAGATGGACGCCGGCAGCAGCGCGCCGGTCGACCTGCTCGCCGCAAAAATCATCCAGCGGTCCGGCATCCGGACGATGGTCCTTGACGGCACTGATCCCGAGCGTGTCGTGCGCGCGGTCGAAGACGGCGAGTTCGACGGGTCCGAAATCCTCCCGGAGGCATAG
- a CDS encoding site-2 protease family protein, protein MVSTLTWVLAGLVAYTLLAMALRTRGVVPEYIRFSGPITTIHTQKGKAVLDWLARPKRFWRAWGNLGVGFGLVVMVGSFLLVALGAYQALVNPQPSALNEPRNALAIPGVNDFLPLSVAPEIVLGLLLGLVVHEGGHGLFCRVEDIDIESMGLALLAIIPVGAFVEPDEDELLRTDRGSQTRMYTAGVTNNFALAIITLLLLFGPVAGAVAVVDGVPVGSPINGTPAADAGIESGDVITAVNGQSVENQQALESVLAESDAQTVEVARKDAETVTVERSVVVSAALQSAPLGTGETIVSVNGTAVATRNEFEQAAQNHPVATLETESGETVTTPLGAYVLVAEDGPLAGEGAPSGESMIITEVNGERTHSGTALIQALESGEPGDQVTITGYADGSRETYEVTMAESEQVDNGIIGVSIQQGISGIQVSDFGIDTYPAAAFLEFIGGSPDTPTSVSEFSFAQRIFSTLLLPFIGVAGGFGYNFAGFTGIATNFYTVQGPLGALGATPVFLLANVLFWTGWINLVIGQFNLIPTFPLDGGHILRASTESFVSRLPVSDGRRVTTAVSIAITVSMISGLLLMVFGPRLLT, encoded by the coding sequence ATGGTGAGTACGCTGACGTGGGTCCTCGCGGGCCTTGTCGCCTACACCCTCCTCGCGATGGCGCTACGGACCCGCGGCGTTGTCCCCGAGTATATTCGTTTTAGCGGCCCGATTACGACGATTCACACACAGAAGGGCAAAGCCGTGCTCGACTGGCTCGCACGGCCAAAGCGGTTCTGGCGGGCCTGGGGAAACCTCGGCGTCGGGTTCGGCCTTGTCGTGATGGTCGGCTCGTTCCTCCTCGTTGCGCTCGGCGCCTACCAGGCGCTCGTCAACCCACAGCCCTCCGCACTGAACGAACCGCGGAACGCACTGGCGATTCCCGGCGTGAATGACTTCCTCCCGCTGTCGGTCGCACCCGAAATCGTGCTCGGGTTGTTGCTCGGCCTCGTCGTCCACGAGGGCGGCCACGGACTCTTCTGTCGCGTCGAAGACATCGACATCGAGTCGATGGGACTTGCCCTGCTGGCGATTATCCCAGTTGGGGCGTTCGTCGAACCCGACGAAGACGAACTCCTCCGCACCGACCGTGGCTCCCAGACCCGGATGTACACGGCCGGCGTGACGAACAACTTCGCGCTCGCGATTATCACGCTCCTGTTGCTATTCGGACCGGTCGCCGGTGCTGTCGCCGTCGTCGACGGCGTGCCGGTTGGGAGCCCCATCAACGGCACCCCCGCCGCAGATGCGGGTATCGAGTCGGGCGACGTCATCACGGCGGTCAACGGCCAATCGGTCGAGAACCAGCAGGCCCTCGAATCAGTGCTCGCCGAAAGCGACGCACAGACGGTCGAAGTGGCTCGCAAGGATGCCGAAACCGTCACCGTCGAACGGTCCGTCGTCGTCTCTGCGGCCCTCCAGAGTGCGCCACTTGGGACTGGTGAGACGATTGTCTCTGTCAACGGGACCGCCGTGGCGACCCGCAATGAGTTCGAACAGGCAGCCCAGAACCATCCCGTAGCGACACTCGAAACCGAGTCCGGGGAGACAGTCACGACCCCGCTCGGCGCATACGTGCTGGTCGCTGAAGACGGCCCGCTCGCCGGGGAAGGGGCACCGAGCGGCGAAAGCATGATTATCACCGAGGTCAACGGAGAGCGAACACACAGCGGAACGGCACTGATACAGGCACTTGAGAGCGGTGAACCCGGTGACCAGGTGACGATCACCGGCTACGCCGACGGCTCCCGCGAGACCTACGAGGTGACGATGGCCGAAAGTGAGCAGGTCGACAACGGCATCATCGGTGTCAGCATCCAGCAGGGCATCAGCGGCATTCAGGTCAGTGACTTCGGCATCGACACCTACCCCGCAGCCGCGTTCCTCGAATTCATCGGCGGCTCGCCGGACACACCAACGTCGGTCTCCGAGTTCTCGTTCGCCCAGCGGATTTTCAGCACGCTCTTGCTCCCCTTCATCGGCGTCGCCGGCGGGTTCGGCTACAACTTCGCCGGCTTCACCGGGATCGCGACGAACTTCTACACCGTCCAGGGCCCGCTCGGGGCGCTCGGAGCGACGCCGGTGTTCCTGCTCGCGAACGTCCTCTTCTGGACCGGCTGGATCAACCTCGTCATCGGTCAGTTCAACCTCATTCCGACGTTCCCACTTGACGGTGGTCACATCCTGCGGGCGTCGACCGAATCGTTCGTTTCGCGGCTGCCCGTCTCGGACGGGCGGCGAGTGACGACGGCCGTCTCGATTGCGATCACGGTATCAATGATCAGCGGCCTCCTGTTGATGGTGTTCGGTCCGCGGCTCCTGACCTGA
- the argS gene encoding arginine--tRNA ligase, which translates to MFLQLRAEVEDTLADALTTLDLPAEDLGIEEPPEDVDAVLASSVAFRLAGEVGTAPPNVAGDIADAIAANDLTYVSDVTTQGPYVNFLPSEAYFAETLQSVTENEFGRLPDRDTSVVVEHTSANPTGPVHVGRARNPIIGDAVARVLDYAGYDVDRHYYVNDAGRQIAVFTWAYETFDEDDLPEPERESPEYEMVRYYRKGNTVLEEGDPEEVEEAETEVQSILQGLEDGDEETYDRVSEVVDTVLGGMQSTLGRLPAEFDEFVKETKFMRNGDTDDLVDRLKALDCAVYEEDAWQLDLPDFEKNLVFLRSDGTSLYTTRDLAHHEWKFDTYDRAVTVLGEDHKLQADQLSAALELLDNDTGQLRQVFYSWVNLPEGGMSTREGTGIDLDDLLDEAVNRAREEVESRLDDRTRGDLDEDDIDRIARQVGIGAVRYDIVSKQPTKGITFEWDRALDFEAQSAPYVQYVHARCCGILGDVETDIPDEPDLEPLCEPEERDLLRELARFPAVIEAAADDLTPHTVATYTRDLAETFNAFYRECPVLDADPETRAARLALVDGTRTAIANALDALGVEAPTSM; encoded by the coding sequence ATGTTCCTGCAGCTCCGTGCGGAGGTCGAGGACACTCTCGCCGACGCACTCACAACCCTCGACCTGCCGGCCGAGGACCTCGGTATCGAGGAGCCACCGGAGGACGTTGACGCCGTATTAGCATCGAGCGTCGCCTTCCGGCTGGCCGGCGAGGTCGGTACTGCGCCGCCAAACGTCGCCGGCGACATCGCCGACGCGATTGCCGCCAACGACCTCACCTACGTCAGTGACGTGACGACACAGGGGCCGTACGTCAATTTCCTCCCGAGCGAGGCGTACTTCGCCGAGACCCTGCAGTCAGTCACAGAGAACGAGTTCGGCCGGCTTCCCGACCGTGACACCAGCGTTGTCGTCGAGCACACGTCCGCGAATCCGACTGGCCCGGTCCACGTCGGGCGAGCGCGCAACCCCATCATCGGCGACGCCGTCGCTCGCGTGCTCGATTACGCCGGCTACGACGTCGACCGCCACTACTACGTCAACGACGCGGGCCGACAGATTGCCGTGTTCACCTGGGCCTACGAGACCTTCGACGAGGATGACCTGCCCGAACCCGAGCGGGAGTCCCCGGAGTACGAGATGGTCCGGTACTACCGCAAGGGCAACACCGTCCTCGAAGAGGGCGACCCCGAGGAGGTTGAGGAAGCAGAGACCGAGGTACAGTCGATTTTGCAGGGCCTCGAAGACGGCGACGAGGAGACGTACGACCGCGTCTCCGAGGTGGTCGACACCGTGCTGGGTGGGATGCAGAGTACGCTCGGCCGGCTTCCGGCGGAGTTCGACGAGTTCGTCAAGGAGACGAAGTTCATGCGCAACGGCGATACCGATGATCTGGTCGACCGCCTGAAGGCCCTCGACTGCGCCGTCTACGAGGAAGATGCCTGGCAGCTGGACCTGCCCGACTTTGAAAAGAACCTCGTGTTCCTTCGCTCCGATGGGACCTCGCTGTACACCACTCGGGACCTGGCCCACCACGAGTGGAAGTTTGACACCTACGACCGCGCCGTCACGGTGCTGGGCGAGGACCACAAGCTACAGGCAGACCAGCTCTCAGCAGCGCTCGAACTGCTCGACAACGATACCGGCCAGCTCCGCCAGGTGTTTTACTCCTGGGTGAACCTCCCAGAGGGTGGGATGAGCACGCGCGAGGGGACCGGTATCGATCTTGACGACTTGCTCGATGAGGCCGTCAATCGTGCACGCGAGGAGGTCGAGTCCAGACTCGACGACCGCACCCGTGGCGACCTCGACGAGGACGACATCGATCGCATCGCTCGTCAGGTCGGTATCGGCGCGGTGCGCTACGACATCGTCTCGAAACAGCCGACCAAGGGGATCACCTTCGAGTGGGATCGTGCACTGGACTTCGAAGCCCAGTCCGCGCCCTACGTTCAGTACGTCCACGCGCGCTGCTGTGGCATTCTGGGCGACGTGGAGACTGACATCCCTGACGAACCCGACCTCGAGCCGCTGTGTGAACCGGAAGAACGCGATCTGCTTCGCGAACTGGCCCGGTTCCCCGCCGTCATCGAGGCGGCCGCGGACGACCTGACGCCCCACACCGTCGCCACCTACACCCGCGACCTCGCCGAGACGTTCAACGCCTTCTATCGGGAGTGTCCGGTTCTCGACGCCGACCCAGAGACCCGCGCCGCACGGCTGGCACTCGTCGACGGGACCCGAACGGCTATTGCGAACGCGCTCGACGCGCTGGGCGTCGAAGCGCCGACTTCAATGTAG
- a CDS encoding universal stress protein, translating into MYDHILIPVDGSDEAAAAAQRGLALAKDFDATAEAVYVVEQRARRLTRTDREDGRLREHGESVLADIESLAADIGQSVTTELLEGKPSARIDEYARETDAGLIVLGRQGMTGLGKRLLGGVTERVLNRTAVPVLVVSAEKQTANDEFDYSRLLVTTDGSENANTATRHGAAVADRYDALVHVLNVVDIQAAGGAFNAGGLNETFIDRLEENGRDAVAATADELRTAASDVSVETAVEQTTSLDGVAAGIQAYVSDNDIELVVMASHGRSNLKRQLLGSVTSQLLRTVDVPVLVTPRST; encoded by the coding sequence ATGTACGACCACATTCTCATTCCCGTCGATGGGAGCGATGAAGCCGCGGCAGCCGCACAACGTGGCCTCGCACTGGCAAAAGACTTCGACGCAACGGCTGAGGCGGTCTATGTCGTCGAGCAGCGAGCACGCAGGCTCACGCGAACGGACCGCGAGGACGGCCGTCTGCGGGAACACGGTGAGTCGGTCCTTGCGGATATCGAGTCACTTGCTGCTGACATCGGGCAATCCGTCACGACGGAACTGCTAGAGGGGAAACCGAGCGCGCGAATAGACGAGTACGCTCGTGAAACCGACGCCGGGCTCATCGTCCTTGGCCGACAGGGGATGACCGGTCTCGGGAAACGACTCCTCGGCGGCGTCACTGAGAGGGTCCTGAATCGAACTGCGGTGCCCGTGCTTGTCGTTTCTGCGGAGAAACAGACAGCAAATGACGAATTTGATTACTCGCGGCTACTCGTCACAACCGATGGGAGCGAGAACGCTAACACGGCGACACGACACGGCGCGGCGGTTGCAGACAGATACGACGCTCTAGTACACGTTCTCAACGTCGTCGATATCCAAGCCGCCGGCGGAGCGTTCAACGCTGGCGGGCTGAACGAGACGTTCATCGACCGGCTAGAGGAGAACGGGCGTGACGCCGTCGCAGCAACCGCCGACGAACTTCGGACGGCGGCCTCGGATGTCTCGGTTGAAACTGCTGTGGAACAGACGACCTCGCTTGATGGCGTTGCCGCTGGCATCCAAGCGTACGTCTCCGACAATGACATTGAACTCGTCGTGATGGCGTCACACGGCCGTTCGAACCTGAAACGCCAGTTGCTCGGCAGCGTTACGTCGCAACTGCTCCGAACTGTCGATGTCCCCGTGCTGGTGACGCCTCGTTCGACCTGA